From a region of the Helicobacter hepaticus ATCC 51449 genome:
- the dut gene encoding dUTP diphosphatase, with amino-acid sequence MHIKIKKLHSHAVIPSYQTPQAAGFDLHAVEDSLIKARDRGLVGTGLAFEIESGFEVQVRPRSGLALHNGVSVLNTPGTIDSDYRGEIKVILINHSNEDFHIHRGDRIAQAVVSEVTQAVFTEVQELGQSVRGERGFGSSGVARKGHYQGKPLA; translated from the coding sequence ATGCATATTAAGATTAAAAAACTTCATTCTCACGCTGTGATACCGAGTTATCAGACGCCACAAGCGGCAGGATTTGATTTGCACGCAGTAGAAGATTCTTTAATAAAAGCTAGAGATAGAGGGCTTGTAGGCACAGGATTAGCTTTTGAGATAGAATCTGGCTTTGAAGTGCAGGTGCGTCCAAGAAGTGGGTTGGCACTTCATAATGGGGTAAGTGTGCTTAATACGCCTGGGACGATTGATAGTGATTATCGTGGAGAAATTAAAGTGATTTTAATCAATCATTCAAATGAGGATTTTCATATTCATAGAGGTGATAGAATCGCTCAAGCAGTTGTGAGTGAGGTAACTCAAGCGGTATTTACAGAGGTGCAGGAATTAGGGCAGAGTGTGCGGGGAGAGAGAGGATTTGGCTCTTCTGGTGTTGCACGCAAAGGACACTATCAGGGAAAGCCATTAGCTTAA
- the greA gene encoding transcription elongation factor GreA, whose translation MATEPMTNYGYEKLCAELKNLKEVERPRIVVEIDIARSHGDLKENAEYHAAREKQAFIEARINELGLMLANAQVIDPASLPHNKVSFGSSVKILNLDTDKEFVYTLVGSMESNPSKGLISVSSPIAKALMGKSEGDEVSITLPNGENEFEILEVFYKDIVFEG comes from the coding sequence ATGGCAACAGAACCAATGACAAATTATGGCTATGAAAAGCTTTGTGCAGAGCTTAAAAATCTCAAAGAAGTGGAGCGTCCACGCATTGTGGTTGAAATTGATATTGCACGTAGCCACGGGGATTTAAAAGAAAACGCAGAATACCACGCCGCGAGGGAAAAACAAGCTTTTATTGAAGCACGTATCAATGAATTGGGACTTATGCTTGCGAATGCGCAAGTGATTGACCCTGCAAGTTTGCCACATAATAAGGTAAGTTTTGGCTCAAGCGTAAAGATTCTTAATCTTGATACTGATAAAGAATTTGTTTATACGCTTGTAGGCTCTATGGAAAGTAATCCTTCTAAGGGGCTTATTTCAGTTTCTTCGCCTATTGCTAAAGCACTGATGGGTAAATCAGAAGGCGATGAAGTGAGTATCACATTGCCTAATGGAGAAAATGAATTTGAGATTCTTGAGGTATTTTATAAGGACATTGTATTTGAGGGGTAA
- the putP gene encoding sodium/proline symporter PutP — MEVVQINIEIVITFIAYSALMLFIGFYFFTKNKNTEDYFLGGRSLGPVVSALSAGASDMSGWLLLGLPGALYVSGFIESYIAIGLTIGAFLNWTFVAKRLRIYTSVIANSITIPDYFETRFDDDKHILRVVCAFVILIFFTFYVSSGLVSGAKLFESTFGLKYEYALITGTLIIVAYTFLGGYKAVCWTDLIQGLLMMCALIVVPVVMLSHLGGFGQAIQIVSEVKPSALSMGKGVSALAIISALAWGLGYFGQPHILVRFMSIRSTKEISTATFVGISWMIISLLGSCLIGVLGIAYVHKFNLTLHDPEKIFIVMSQLLFNPWVAGILLSAILAAIMSTASSQLLVSSSTIAEDFYRRIFNKEASSITVMRLGRIGVLLVAVVAFLISTDKNSSILSIVAYAWAGFGASFGSVMLFSLFWSKMTRLGAICGMITGAVVVVVYKNFLSSYFGIYEIVPGFVCASIVIIIVSLMSKVRPGTKAAYETMLKNL; from the coding sequence ATGGAAGTTGTGCAAATTAATATAGAAATTGTTATCACCTTTATAGCTTATTCAGCTTTAATGCTTTTTATAGGTTTTTATTTTTTTACGAAAAATAAAAATACAGAGGATTATTTCTTAGGTGGTCGTTCTTTGGGACCCGTTGTTTCCGCCCTGAGTGCAGGAGCAAGTGATATGAGTGGTTGGCTTTTATTAGGTTTGCCAGGTGCACTTTATGTGAGTGGTTTTATAGAAAGCTATATAGCCATAGGGCTTACCATAGGAGCTTTTTTAAATTGGACTTTTGTAGCAAAAAGATTAAGAATCTATACAAGTGTGATTGCTAATAGTATTACCATACCTGATTATTTTGAGACGAGATTTGATGATGATAAGCATATATTGCGCGTGGTATGCGCGTTTGTGATTTTAATATTTTTTACCTTTTATGTAAGTTCTGGGCTTGTAAGTGGAGCCAAACTTTTTGAAAGCACTTTTGGACTTAAATATGAATATGCTCTTATCACAGGCACTCTTATCATAGTGGCTTATACTTTCTTAGGTGGATACAAAGCGGTTTGTTGGACTGATTTGATACAAGGGCTTTTAATGATGTGTGCTTTGATAGTTGTGCCCGTAGTGATGTTAAGTCATTTAGGTGGCTTTGGGCAAGCTATACAGATAGTGAGCGAAGTAAAGCCAAGTGCTCTTTCTATGGGAAAAGGAGTATCGGCACTTGCTATTATATCAGCTCTAGCTTGGGGATTAGGATATTTTGGGCAGCCCCATATACTTGTGCGATTTATGTCTATTCGTTCAACAAAAGAAATATCTACAGCAACCTTTGTAGGTATCTCTTGGATGATTATTTCCTTACTCGGTTCTTGTTTAATAGGGGTTTTGGGCATTGCTTATGTGCATAAATTTAATCTCACTCTCCACGACCCTGAAAAAATTTTTATTGTGATGAGTCAGCTTTTATTTAATCCTTGGGTGGCTGGTATTTTACTTTCAGCCATACTTGCGGCTATTATGAGCACAGCTAGCTCACAACTTTTGGTATCTAGCTCAACCATAGCTGAAGATTTTTACAGACGAATTTTTAATAAAGAAGCAAGTTCAATAACCGTGATGAGGCTTGGAAGAATAGGAGTTTTGCTCGTTGCAGTTGTTGCCTTTTTAATATCAACTGATAAAAATTCAAGTATTTTAAGTATAGTAGCCTATGCTTGGGCTGGTTTTGGCGCAAGCTTTGGTTCTGTTATGCTTTTTTCTTTATTTTGGAGCAAAATGACGAGACTAGGAGCAATTTGTGGAATGATTACAGGGGCTGTAGTAGTGGTGGTGTATAAGAATTTTCTTTCAAGTTATTTTGGCATTTATGAAATAGTGCCGGGGTTTGTTTGTGCAAGTATAGTTATTATTATAGTGAGCTTAATGAGCAAAGTGCGTCCTGGGACAAAAGCAGCTTATGAGACTATGCTCAAGAATCTTTAA
- a CDS encoding proline dehydrogenase family protein, with protein sequence MQEIIQESFDFAADLQEKINTSISSREKAFHFKMQKLLNDPKAKVMLIELLDRSFRSKEAKTSFEFIEYSLNKYGIPDFFSAFEKFLLFAFLHFGKFTPHLSVPFFIRHLRNDTKSMVLDANEAQLTSHILARKNQGNIILNVNLIGEEVLGEIESKYRIKKYEEAIKSNYITYISIKITTIFSQINIIDFDYSKAEIVKRLEHLYALALEEEQRQNQPKFINLDMEEFRDLELTVAAFMESIAQFDIKAGIVLQAYLPDSYEYLKKLYAFSKERVLKGMKPIKIRFVKGANMESEALIASQRGWAMPTFDKKIDTDSNYNKMLDFVLEDDNYKFIHIGIASHNIFEIAYAYIRIKRANALDSFTFEQLEGMSMQCSLELSKIHQLILYAPVCDESHFNNAIAYLVRRLDENTSEDNFMRHFFGLKVGDKAWNVQKELFLASLKGIKNLDNSTHRIQDRNNVPKEQSAYQSGVFKNEPDTDFILAQNRVWAQKIRVKYENLRDIKLYPVAGELDFTHKKLKNVEQKDKINNQTIAHIYLAGENEIKESLKVALSANENLSFDNLYEILSSTAQLMRERRGDLIGIAALEVGKTFLELDSEVSEAIDFLEFYPYSLKELRRANPKTRFSPKGVGLVIAPWNFPIGISVGSISSMLASGNVVIYKPSSLSVLSGYEICKCFWDAGISKNRLIFLPAKGSDISKYLLNTDEIKACVLTGGEETAYTMLRTNPTLWLSAETGGKNATIVTKMADRDQAVKNIIHSAFSNSGQKCSATSLLVLEKEVYEDEEFKKCLIDAASSLAIGSPFEFKNKLGALADKPSDKVKKALKEIAPYEHWVLEAKFINKNEHLMSPAIKYGTKKGDFTHTNELFAPILSVMKAQNLEEAIDIVNSTGYGLTAGLESLDEREWEYFHTHIEAGNIYINKPTTGAIVLRQPFGGVKKSAIGFGRKVGIYNYVTQFLHISQDEADMNVKENVFSKTLADLSLKLDSHLKAELQKAILMAKSYTYHYENEFSQSKDYVQIRGEDNFFSYTPIKSLALRISADDSLSDILSVLIAGKISGVRVYLSYEKNENLDFIQKELRIFEFESKKENEFEFSKTIANFERIFYYGKPDRQNPIYQQAALNAKIIKRDKPLINGRFELLYYFNEKSLSISYHRYGNLGARVLK encoded by the coding sequence ATGCAAGAAATTATCCAAGAAAGCTTTGATTTTGCCGCAGATTTGCAAGAAAAAATTAATACGAGCATAAGCTCAAGAGAGAAAGCCTTTCATTTTAAGATGCAAAAACTTTTAAATGACCCTAAAGCTAAGGTTATGCTTATTGAATTGCTTGATCGCTCTTTTCGTTCAAAAGAAGCCAAGACAAGTTTTGAATTTATAGAATATTCTTTAAATAAATATGGCATACCTGATTTTTTTAGTGCTTTTGAGAAATTTTTGCTTTTTGCATTTTTACATTTTGGAAAATTCACTCCACATTTAAGTGTGCCATTTTTTATACGACATTTAAGAAATGACACTAAAAGTATGGTTTTAGATGCTAATGAGGCACAATTAACATCTCATATTTTAGCAAGAAAAAATCAGGGCAATATTATCTTAAATGTTAATCTTATAGGTGAAGAGGTGTTGGGTGAAATTGAGAGCAAATATCGCATAAAAAAATATGAAGAAGCTATAAAAAGCAATTATATTACCTATATTTCTATAAAAATTACTACAATTTTTTCTCAAATTAATATCATAGATTTTGATTATTCAAAAGCAGAAATAGTAAAGAGGCTTGAGCATCTTTATGCTTTAGCCTTAGAAGAAGAGCAAAGACAGAATCAGCCTAAGTTTATCAATCTTGATATGGAAGAATTTAGAGATTTAGAGCTTACAGTGGCTGCCTTTATGGAAAGTATTGCTCAATTTGATATAAAGGCAGGCATAGTGCTTCAAGCATATTTGCCAGATTCTTATGAATATCTTAAAAAGCTGTATGCTTTTTCTAAAGAAAGAGTTTTAAAAGGAATGAAACCCATTAAAATCCGCTTTGTTAAAGGCGCAAATATGGAATCCGAGGCGCTTATTGCTTCTCAAAGAGGTTGGGCAATGCCCACTTTTGATAAAAAGATAGATACAGATAGTAATTATAATAAAATGCTCGATTTTGTTTTAGAGGATGATAATTATAAGTTTATTCATATTGGTATAGCAAGTCATAATATTTTTGAAATAGCTTATGCTTATATAAGGATAAAAAGAGCAAATGCACTAGATAGTTTTACTTTTGAGCAGCTTGAGGGTATGAGTATGCAGTGTTCTTTGGAGTTAAGTAAAATACATCAACTTATCCTTTATGCCCCAGTTTGTGATGAATCTCATTTTAACAATGCTATAGCTTATCTTGTAAGAAGGCTTGATGAAAATACAAGTGAAGATAATTTTATGAGACACTTTTTTGGGCTTAAGGTAGGAGATAAAGCGTGGAATGTACAAAAAGAGCTTTTTCTTGCCTCTTTAAAGGGTATAAAAAATCTTGATAATAGCACACATAGAATCCAAGATAGAAATAATGTGCCAAAAGAACAAAGCGCGTATCAAAGCGGAGTTTTTAAAAATGAGCCTGATACAGATTTTATTCTTGCTCAAAACAGAGTTTGGGCGCAAAAAATACGTGTTAAATATGAAAATTTAAGAGACATCAAGCTTTATCCTGTTGCTGGCGAGCTTGACTTCACGCACAAGAAATTAAAAAATGTAGAACAAAAAGATAAAATCAATAACCAAACCATAGCACATATTTATTTGGCAGGAGAAAATGAGATAAAAGAAAGTTTAAAGGTCGCTTTAAGCGCAAATGAGAATCTAAGCTTTGATAATCTCTATGAGATTTTAAGTAGCACTGCTCAATTAATGAGGGAAAGAAGAGGGGATTTAATAGGTATAGCTGCTCTTGAAGTGGGTAAAACTTTTTTAGAACTAGATTCTGAAGTAAGCGAAGCTATTGACTTTCTTGAGTTTTATCCATATTCTTTAAAGGAATTAAGAAGAGCAAACCCAAAGACAAGATTTAGTCCAAAAGGCGTTGGCTTAGTCATAGCACCTTGGAATTTTCCTATAGGTATTTCGGTTGGGAGTATTAGTTCTATGCTTGCAAGCGGTAATGTAGTCATTTATAAGCCTTCATCTTTGTCAGTATTAAGTGGTTATGAGATTTGCAAGTGTTTTTGGGACGCTGGTATCAGCAAAAATAGACTTATCTTTTTGCCCGCTAAAGGAAGCGATATATCCAAATACCTTTTAAATACTGATGAAATCAAAGCTTGTGTGCTAACAGGAGGAGAAGAAACAGCTTATACTATGTTGAGAACCAATCCTACTTTGTGGCTAAGTGCTGAAACAGGAGGAAAAAATGCAACCATAGTTACAAAAATGGCAGATAGAGATCAAGCTGTGAAAAATATTATTCATTCAGCTTTTTCAAATTCAGGGCAAAAATGTTCAGCTACTTCTTTGCTTGTGCTTGAAAAAGAAGTGTATGAAGATGAGGAGTTTAAAAAATGTCTTATTGATGCAGCTTCATCTTTGGCTATTGGTTCGCCTTTTGAATTTAAAAATAAGCTTGGGGCTTTAGCCGATAAGCCCAGTGATAAGGTTAAAAAAGCTTTAAAAGAGATTGCTCCTTATGAACATTGGGTTTTAGAGGCTAAGTTTATCAATAAAAATGAGCATTTGATGAGTCCTGCCATAAAATATGGCACTAAAAAAGGAGATTTCACTCATACAAATGAGCTTTTTGCTCCTATTTTGAGTGTGATGAAAGCGCAAAATTTAGAAGAAGCTATTGATATAGTCAATTCTACGGGTTATGGGCTTACCGCTGGGCTTGAGAGCTTAGATGAAAGAGAATGGGAGTATTTTCATACTCATATAGAAGCTGGAAACATCTATATAAATAAGCCAACCACAGGAGCAATAGTGCTTCGTCAGCCTTTTGGAGGAGTAAAAAAATCTGCCATAGGTTTTGGTAGAAAAGTTGGAATTTATAATTATGTAACACAATTTTTACATATAAGCCAAGATGAGGCTGATATGAATGTCAAAGAAAATGTATTTAGCAAGACTTTAGCTGATCTAAGTTTAAAATTAGATTCTCACTTAAAGGCAGAATTACAAAAAGCTATTTTAATGGCTAAAAGTTATACTTATCATTATGAAAATGAATTTAGCCAAAGTAAAGATTATGTGCAAATTAGAGGTGAAGATAATTTCTTTTCTTATACGCCTATCAAAAGTCTTGCTTTGAGAATAAGCGCAGATGATAGTTTAAGTGATATTTTATCTGTGCTTATAGCAGGAAAGATAAGTGGAGTGAGAGTTTATTTAAGCTACGAAAAAAATGAGAATCTTGATTTTATCCAAAAAGAACTTCGCATTTTTGAGTTTGAATCCAAAAAAGAAAACGAGTTTGAATTTTCAAAAACAATAGCAAATTTTGAACGCATTTTTTATTATGGCAAGCCAGATAGGCAAAATCCTATTTATCAACAAGCGGCTTTAAATGCCAAAATTATTAAACGAGATAAGCCTTTAATTAATGGGCGTTTTGAGCTTTTGTATTATTTTAATGAAAAATCTTTAAGCATCTCTTATCACAGATATGGAAATCTAGGGGCAAGAGTTTTGAAGTAA
- the napA gene encoding nitrate reductase catalytic subunit NapA — protein sequence MTSKIQGKKPTLSRRDFIKSAAAASAAASVGLSIPSVMSAEAQNAQKLWKWDKSVCRFCGTGCGIMVATQKDNTGQAKIVAIKGDPEAPVNRGLNCIKGYFCAKIMYGADRLTTPLLRVNSNGEFDKKGKFAPVSWKRAFDEMEKQFKKAYNELGPTGIAVFGSGQYTIQEGYAAVKLVKGGFRSNNIDPNARHCMASAVVGFMETFGIDEPAGCYDDIELTDTIVTWGANMAEMHPVLWSRVTDRKLSSSNVKVINLSTYTNRTSDLADIEIIFKPHTDLAIWNFLAREIINRNAVDEAFVKENCVFSTGFVNIGYGMRNNPQHPKFKPEERDIVAKEVSKIVSNDEGITLQYLGIKAGEEMKMDKAGAAGNHWGISFEDFKKGLEPYTLDFVANLAKGNPDESIESFKQKLQSLADYYIDKNRKIVSFWTMGMNQHQRGTWVNEQSYMVHMLLGKQAKPGSGAFSLTGQPSACGTAREVGTFSHRLPADMVVANPKHREITEKIWHLPSGTLNSKIGAPYLKIMRDLEDGNIKWAWVQVNNPWQNTANANHWIAAAREQDNFIVVSECYPGISAKVADLILPTAMIYEKWGAYGNAERRTQHWKQQVVAPGEAMPDIWQMAEFAKRFKLSEVWDKGYEALDIKPVLESAKAMGYTEEDTLFDVLFANKNAKNFSAQDALLKNEFNTEVLGDSRNVEDGNGEAFKGYGFFIQKYLWEEYRQFGLGHAHDLADFDTYHRVRGLRWPVVNGKETQWRFNAKYDFYAQKLGNGKAFAFYGNKGKDMPAGSLNAPSEEKVSIDNKAKIFLRPYMDPCEMPDKEYPMWLCTGRVLEHWHSGTMTMRVPELYRAVPEALCYMHPDDANAQNLEQNQVVWVESRRGKVKAKLDLRGRNRPPKGLIYVPWFDENVFINKVCLDATCPISKQTDFKKCAVKVYKA from the coding sequence ATGACAAGCAAAATACAAGGTAAAAAGCCCACACTTTCACGCCGAGACTTTATTAAAAGTGCAGCAGCAGCTTCGGCAGCAGCAAGTGTCGGGCTAAGTATCCCAAGCGTAATGAGTGCAGAAGCACAAAATGCGCAAAAGCTGTGGAAATGGGATAAATCAGTATGTAGATTCTGTGGAACAGGTTGTGGCATTATGGTAGCTACACAAAAAGATAATACGGGACAAGCTAAAATTGTAGCAATTAAAGGCGATCCGGAAGCACCAGTGAATCGTGGCTTAAATTGTATTAAAGGATATTTTTGCGCCAAAATTATGTATGGAGCAGATAGGCTTACAACGCCTCTTTTGCGTGTCAATAGTAATGGAGAATTTGATAAAAAAGGTAAATTTGCTCCTGTAAGCTGGAAAAGAGCTTTTGATGAAATGGAAAAACAATTCAAAAAGGCTTACAATGAGCTTGGACCTACAGGTATAGCAGTTTTTGGCTCTGGACAATACACAATTCAAGAGGGTTATGCTGCTGTAAAACTTGTTAAAGGCGGATTCAGAAGCAATAATATTGACCCAAATGCACGACATTGTATGGCAAGTGCGGTTGTTGGCTTTATGGAAACTTTTGGTATTGATGAGCCTGCTGGGTGTTATGATGACATTGAACTTACAGACACAATCGTTACCTGGGGTGCAAATATGGCTGAAATGCACCCTGTGCTTTGGAGTCGTGTAACCGATAGAAAATTAAGCAGTAGTAATGTAAAAGTGATTAATCTCTCTACTTATACGAATCGCACTTCGGATTTAGCAGATATTGAGATTATCTTTAAACCACATACTGATTTAGCAATTTGGAATTTTCTTGCACGCGAGATTATCAATCGTAATGCTGTAGATGAAGCATTTGTAAAAGAAAACTGCGTTTTTAGCACAGGTTTTGTCAATATCGGTTATGGTATGAGAAATAATCCTCAACACCCCAAATTCAAACCTGAAGAAAGAGATATAGTTGCTAAAGAAGTATCAAAAATAGTAAGCAATGATGAGGGTATCACACTGCAATATTTAGGCATCAAAGCAGGTGAAGAAATGAAAATGGATAAAGCTGGTGCAGCAGGAAATCACTGGGGCATTAGTTTTGAAGATTTCAAAAAAGGCTTAGAGCCTTACACACTTGATTTTGTAGCCAATCTTGCTAAGGGTAATCCTGATGAAAGTATAGAATCTTTCAAGCAAAAGCTTCAAAGTTTAGCAGATTATTATATTGATAAAAATCGCAAAATTGTAAGCTTTTGGACTATGGGTATGAATCAGCACCAAAGAGGCACTTGGGTAAATGAACAAAGTTATATGGTCCATATGCTTCTTGGCAAACAAGCTAAACCCGGCAGTGGTGCGTTTTCACTTACAGGACAGCCTAGCGCGTGCGGCACTGCTCGTGAGGTGGGGACATTCTCACATAGACTTCCAGCAGATATGGTAGTAGCAAATCCAAAACATCGTGAGATTACAGAAAAAATATGGCATCTCCCCTCTGGCACACTCAATAGCAAAATCGGTGCACCCTATTTGAAGATTATGCGTGATTTAGAAGATGGTAATATCAAATGGGCGTGGGTGCAAGTAAATAATCCTTGGCAAAATACAGCCAATGCTAATCACTGGATTGCTGCAGCAAGAGAGCAAGATAACTTTATCGTTGTAAGCGAGTGTTATCCGGGCATAAGTGCCAAAGTGGCAGATTTAATTTTGCCAACAGCGATGATTTATGAAAAATGGGGTGCATATGGTAACGCTGAAAGACGCACTCAACATTGGAAGCAACAAGTTGTAGCACCCGGTGAGGCTATGCCTGATATTTGGCAAATGGCTGAATTTGCAAAACGTTTTAAACTAAGCGAAGTATGGGACAAAGGATATGAAGCCCTTGATATTAAACCGGTTTTAGAATCTGCCAAAGCTATGGGCTATACAGAAGAAGATACACTCTTTGATGTGCTTTTTGCCAACAAAAATGCAAAAAACTTTAGCGCACAAGACGCTCTACTTAAAAATGAGTTTAATACCGAAGTATTGGGCGATTCTCGGAATGTTGAAGATGGCAATGGAGAAGCATTTAAAGGATATGGGTTTTTTATCCAAAAATATCTTTGGGAAGAATATCGTCAATTTGGACTAGGACACGCTCACGATTTAGCTGATTTTGATACTTATCATCGCGTAAGAGGCTTGCGTTGGCCTGTTGTAAATGGTAAAGAAACACAATGGAGATTTAATGCAAAATATGACTTCTATGCGCAAAAACTTGGTAATGGTAAAGCATTTGCATTCTACGGCAATAAGGGCAAAGATATGCCTGCTGGCTCACTTAATGCTCCAAGCGAAGAAAAAGTTAGTATTGATAACAAAGCAAAAATCTTCCTTCGTCCTTATATGGACCCCTGTGAGATGCCCGATAAAGAATATCCTATGTGGCTTTGCACTGGGCGCGTATTAGAACATTGGCACTCTGGCACAATGACTATGCGTGTGCCTGAACTTTATCGTGCTGTGCCTGAAGCACTCTGCTATATGCACCCTGATGATGCTAATGCTCAAAATTTAGAGCAAAATCAAGTGGTATGGGTAGAATCTAGAAGAGGTAAAGTCAAAGCAAAACTTGATTTACGCGGACGAAACCGCCCACCAAAGGGGCTTATTTATGTGCCTTGGTTTGATGAAAATGTATTTATCAATAAAGTTTGCCTTGATGCAACTTGTCCAATTTCAAAGCAAACAGACTTTAAAAAGTGCGCTGTGAAAGTGTATAAAGCATAA
- the napG gene encoding ferredoxin-type protein NapG, whose translation MSDETLKPSNPQRREVLLKIGQNTGFALFGALIWGAYVNVAKAGNANILRPPGASKNDADFVASCIKCGLCVESCPFYTLKLATPNDDTTLGTPFFEARKVPCYMCKDIPCAAACPTDALDLKRLYKPKKHEEDGQSYTQADINNATMGIAIVDSKHCVAYAGIQCDACYRACPLIDKAIKLEYKRNERTGKHGFLLPVVDSDYCTGCGMCEKACVTELPTIIVLPRSVALGKMGTNYIKGWDKTDENRLFELKEQKNIKSKKPSHSDSLEYLNNSLGEI comes from the coding sequence GTGTCAGACGAAACACTCAAGCCATCAAATCCTCAAAGACGCGAAGTGCTGCTTAAAATAGGGCAAAATACAGGTTTTGCTTTATTTGGGGCACTTATATGGGGCGCGTATGTTAATGTCGCTAAAGCTGGAAATGCTAATATTTTGCGCCCCCCTGGTGCGAGCAAAAATGATGCTGATTTTGTTGCAAGCTGCATTAAATGTGGGCTTTGTGTGGAATCTTGTCCATTTTATACGCTCAAACTTGCTACACCAAATGATGATACCACTCTTGGCACACCATTTTTTGAAGCTCGCAAAGTGCCTTGCTATATGTGTAAAGATATTCCTTGTGCAGCAGCGTGTCCCACTGATGCACTTGATTTAAAACGTCTTTACAAACCCAAAAAACACGAAGAAGATGGGCAAAGCTATACTCAAGCAGATATTAATAATGCCACAATGGGTATAGCTATCGTGGATTCTAAACATTGTGTAGCTTATGCAGGCATACAATGTGATGCTTGCTATCGTGCGTGTCCGCTTATTGACAAAGCCATTAAGCTTGAATATAAACGTAACGAACGCACTGGAAAGCACGGATTCTTATTACCTGTAGTAGATAGTGATTATTGCACAGGTTGTGGTATGTGTGAAAAAGCGTGTGTAACGGAGCTTCCCACAATCATTGTGTTGCCTCGTAGTGTTGCATTAGGTAAAATGGGAACAAACTATATCAAAGGTTGGGATAAAACTGATGAAAACAGACTTTTTGAACTCAAAGAACAAAAAAACATCAAGTCTAAAAAACCTAGCCATAGCGATAGTTTAGAGTATCTCAACAATTCACTTGGAGAGATATAA
- the napH gene encoding quinol dehydrogenase ferredoxin subunit NapH yields the protein MKFAKIKYLLLRRLSQFVILALFIMGNYSIATLKNVQNKEELGVFGGNIESLIGDSSSVVAKQPSILSSIVQGNLSHSSWFGGAFNLTDPLSVMQIFLAGGGLAFDVLLGTLLVVLIYGIFLGRAYCAFVCPINLITDFANFLRAKLGLNYAQRKLFLSRSTRFVILGLGLSLSAIFGVAAFELISPISMVHRGVVFGMGFGIFAIVAVFCFDLFVLKNGFCGHICPLGAMYSLIGKFALLRVHHTLSHCTKCMKCVQICPEPEVLKPIGKQGGALKTMTCLRCGRCIEVCDDNALNFSILNFTHKEKR from the coding sequence ATGAAGTTTGCAAAAATAAAATATCTGCTTCTTAGGCGTTTATCTCAATTTGTAATTCTTGCACTTTTTATAATGGGGAATTATTCTATTGCGACACTTAAAAATGTGCAAAACAAAGAAGAATTGGGTGTTTTTGGTGGCAATATAGAATCTCTAATAGGAGATTCTAGCTCTGTGGTGGCAAAGCAACCAAGCATACTAAGCTCTATCGTGCAAGGAAATTTAAGTCATTCAAGCTGGTTTGGTGGCGCTTTTAATCTCACAGACCCTTTAAGCGTAATGCAAATTTTTCTTGCAGGTGGTGGATTAGCATTTGATGTATTGCTCGGAACTTTGCTTGTAGTGCTGATTTATGGCATATTTTTAGGGAGAGCTTATTGTGCTTTTGTTTGTCCTATTAATCTTATAACAGATTTTGCAAACTTCTTACGCGCAAAGCTAGGATTAAATTATGCTCAACGTAAGCTCTTTCTTTCGCGTTCTACACGATTTGTAATCTTAGGGCTAGGCTTAAGTTTAAGTGCAATATTTGGTGTAGCTGCCTTTGAACTTATTAGCCCTATCTCTATGGTGCATCGTGGTGTAGTTTTTGGTATGGGTTTTGGCATTTTTGCCATAGTGGCTGTGTTTTGCTTTGATTTATTTGTGCTTAAAAATGGTTTTTGTGGGCATATTTGTCCGCTTGGGGCAATGTATTCACTCATTGGGAAATTTGCACTTTTACGCGTTCATCATACACTTTCACATTGCACAAAATGTATGAAATGTGTGCAAATTTGCCCTGAGCCTGAAGTCCTAAAACCTATTGGCAAACAAGGAGGCGCATTAAAAACAATGACTTGTTTGCGCTGTGGGAGATGTATTGAGGTGTGCGATGATAACGCACTGAATTTTAGTATTTTAAATTTTACACACAAGGAGAAAAGATGA